In a genomic window of Quercus lobata isolate SW786 chromosome 4, ValleyOak3.0 Primary Assembly, whole genome shotgun sequence:
- the LOC115988012 gene encoding uncharacterized protein LOC115988012, which yields MSKASSYNTNSSWHLCDMDQCMVRMSLKLHNFGRRFYGCRHWKPDSDQHCKSFKWLDGNTCRRGAETTPIVIAKFTRLEAEAAIAKNNETDAHAMLTEALQRERAAKRIVEKARVAQRMVNDRAHKYKTALVISWLIFAILLVFLRMSSEFGLRQMCLP from the exons ATGTCAAAGGCAAGTAGTTATAACACCAATTCTAGTTGGCATTTGTGTGACATGGACCAGTGCATGGTGCGGATGTCTTTGAAGCTCCATAATTTTGGTAGGAGGTTCTATGGCTGTAGACATTGGAAGCct GATAGTGACCAACATTGTAAGTCCTTTAAGTGGTTGGATGGCAACACATGTAGGCGTGGTGCTGAAACAACACCAATTGTAATAGCAAAATTTACTAGGCTAGAGGCCGAGGCAGCTATAGCAAAAAATAATGAGACCGATGCCCATGCAATGTTAACAGAAGCACTTCAGAGGGAAAGAGCAGCGAAACGTATTGTTGAAAAAGCAAGGGTTGCACAGCGTATGGTCAATGATCGAGCCCATAAGTACAAGACTGCTTTAGTTATCTCATGGCTGATCTTTGCCATATTGTTGGTATTTTTACGTATGTCTAGTGAGTTTGGATTACGGCAAATGTGTCTGCCATGA
- the LOC115988010 gene encoding lysosomal Pro-X carboxypeptidase-like, translating into MAIRAPRSFQAALWLPCLLILLLFVTFTSASPPRSSKLGVLRGYNKESKSVYDSSLIESESNKDYQTFYYDQTLDHFNYQPVSYTTFRHKYVVNFKHWRGAKAAAPIFAYMGEESSLDDDIGSIGFMMEGARRFGALELYIEHRFYGESVPYGFTGEEALKNATVRGYFSSAQAIADYAEVIINLKKNLSAESSPVIVAGGSYGGMLAAWFRLKYPHVAIGALASSAPILYFDDIVPSNSYYATVTKDFQEVSLSCYNTIKSSWSEIDRVAAKPNGLSELSKKFNTCMPLKTASGLKDYLHTLFATAAQYDRPPSYPVTVVCKGIDGGANGTDILGRIFSGMVAYYKEDKKCFDLDAFFSADTLSGWDWQTCSEMVMPIGIGPNDTMFPASPFVYKKFKDSCMNTFGVEPRPHWVTTYYGGQHIKTILKRFGSNIIFSNGLRDPYSSAGVLENISDTILALSTKNGSHCLDILPARADDPEWLTAQRNEEFKIIKIWLGKYYRDLHMFA; encoded by the exons ATGGCCATTAGAGCTCCAAGATCATTCCAGGCAGCTCTATGGCTTCCATGCTTGCTTATTCTCTTGCTCTTTGTTACGTTCACTTCTGCTTCTCCACCAAGGAGTTCGAAGCTCGGTGTGCTACGAGGATACAATAAGGAAAGTAAAAGTGTATACGACTCATCTCTAATTGAATCTGAATCAAACAAAGATTACCAAACATTCTATTATGACCAAACACTCGATCACTTCAACTATCAACCCGTCAGCTACACCACTTTCCGACATAAATATGTCGTGAATTTTAAGCATTGGCGTGGCGCCAAGGCGGCTGCTCCCATATTTGCATATATGGGAGAGGAGTCTTCCCTAGACGACGATATTGGTTCTATAGGATTCATGATGGAGGGTGCTCGCAGGTTTGGTGCTTTGGAGCTGTACATAgag CATCGCTTCTATGGAGAATCAGTCCCGTATGGATTTACAGGAGAAGaagcattgaaaaatgctacCGTTCGTGGCTACTTTAGCTCAGCTCAAGCTATAGCAGATTATGCAGAAGTAATTATAAACTTGAAGAAAAACTTATCAGCCGAGTCTTCTCCAGTTATAGTAGCTGGAGGATCTTATGGTGGAA TGCTTGCAGCGTGGTTCCGCCTAAAGTATCCTCATGTTGCAATCGGCGCATTAGCCTCTTCAGCACCCATTCTTTACTTCGATGACATTGTGCCATCAAATTCATATTATGCCACTGTTACCAAGGATTTTCAG GAGGTTAGTTTGAGCTGCTATAATACCATAAAGAGCTCATGGTCAGAGATTGATAGAGTTGCTGCTAAACCCAATGGTCTTTCTGAACTCAGCAAGAAATTCAATACTTGCAT GCCGTTGAAGACTGCATCCGGATTAAAGGATTACTTGCACACTCTGTTTGCAACTGCGGCTCAATATGATAGACCTCCAAGCTATCCAGTGACTGTTGTCTGCAAAGGTATTGACGGAGGAGCTAATGGAACCGACATTCTTGGCCGAATTTTCTCTGGAATGGTTGCTTATTACAAGGAAGATAAAAAGTGCTTTGATTTAGATGCTTTCTTTTCAGCAGATACACTGAGTGGTTGGGATTGGCAG ACATGTAGTGAAATGGTTATGCCAATTGGGATTGGCCCGAATGACACCATGTTTCCTGCATCACCATttgtttacaaaaaatttaaggaCTCCTGCATGAATACATTTGGAGTCGAACCTAGGCCCCATTGGGTCACAACTTATTATGGTGGTCAA CATATAAAGACGATTCTCAAGAGATTTGGTAGCAACATCATCTTCTCCAATGGCCTCCGTGACCCTTATAGTAGTGCAGG GGTGTTGGAAAACATATCAGACACCATACTTGCCCTGTCTACAAAAAATG GGTCTCATTGCCTTGACATATTGCCTGCAAGGGCAGATGACCCAGAGTGGTTGACCGCACAGCGAAATGAAGAATTCAAGATAATCAAAATTTGGCTTGGCAAGTACTACAGAGATTTGCATATGTTTGCATAG